The following are encoded in a window of Microbacterium sp. LWO13-1.2 genomic DNA:
- a CDS encoding diacylglycerol kinase family protein: MTKPAAAPRQAALVYNPIKVDEKRLRALLRDLSKDAGWAHPAFYPTTIQDAGQGATAQALARGIDVVLVAGGDGTVRAVAEAIAGTGVPLAILPSGTGNLLARNLGLPLSDPAEMIRAALGDFTHPIDICWAALTRTDGETSEHAFVVLAGIGLDADMIANTRSDLKKSVGWIAYVDGAARSLAGAKPFRAMYQIDDGRLHSTKVHSILFANCGTLPAGIALIPDASIADGILDIAVIQPTGMLGWLGVWRKIWWDNSVLRRFRAGRLVLQRRGRDASVHYLRGLSAEVAGSGPTPIELDGDEFGLAVRIRCRVEPKALLLALPAGHPVDAL, translated from the coding sequence ATGACGAAGCCCGCCGCAGCCCCGCGCCAGGCGGCACTCGTCTACAACCCGATCAAGGTCGACGAGAAGCGGCTGCGCGCCTTGCTGCGCGACCTTTCGAAGGACGCGGGGTGGGCCCACCCCGCGTTCTATCCGACGACGATCCAGGATGCCGGCCAGGGAGCAACCGCGCAGGCGCTCGCCCGCGGCATCGATGTGGTGCTCGTCGCCGGCGGCGACGGAACCGTGCGCGCCGTGGCGGAGGCGATCGCCGGCACCGGTGTGCCCCTGGCGATCCTGCCGAGCGGCACCGGCAACCTCCTCGCCCGCAACCTCGGCCTCCCGCTCAGCGACCCGGCCGAGATGATCCGGGCAGCACTCGGCGACTTCACGCACCCGATCGACATCTGCTGGGCAGCGCTCACGCGCACCGACGGCGAGACGTCGGAACACGCGTTCGTGGTGCTCGCCGGCATCGGACTGGATGCCGACATGATCGCGAACACGCGATCCGACCTGAAGAAGTCGGTCGGCTGGATCGCGTACGTCGACGGCGCTGCACGCTCCCTCGCCGGCGCGAAGCCGTTCCGTGCGATGTATCAGATCGACGACGGCCGACTGCACTCGACCAAGGTGCACAGCATCCTGTTCGCGAACTGCGGCACCCTCCCTGCGGGGATCGCGCTCATCCCCGATGCCTCGATCGCCGACGGCATCCTGGATATCGCCGTCATCCAGCCCACCGGCATGCTCGGCTGGCTCGGCGTCTGGCGCAAGATCTGGTGGGACAACTCCGTGCTCCGTCGCTTCCGTGCCGGCCGGCTCGTGCTGCAGCGGCGCGGCAGGGATGCATCCGTGCACTATCTGCGCGGGCTGAGCGCGGAGGTGGCCGGAAGCGGCCCCACACCGATCGAGTTGGATGGCGACGAGTTCGGACTGGCCGTCCGCATCCGCTGCCGCGTCGAGCCGAAGGCGCTGCTCCTGGCACTTCCCGCCGGGCACCCCGTCGACGCGCTCTGA
- the cls gene encoding cardiolipin synthase, whose amino-acid sequence MIPEAWPWWVVGFLLVLDIAIRITAIIIIPRNRRPTSAMAWLLAIFFIPFVGVFLFLLIGNPRLPRARRRKQDQINEYIKETSENLHFGTLRPNAPEWFDALVQMNQNMGALPLSGDNGARLISEYQESLDAMADAIRRAETYVHVEFYILQSDAATDNFFRALEEVAARGVSVRVLLDHWANRWKPRYKKTIARLDAMGAEWHLMLPVQPLKGRMQRPDLRNHRKLLVVDGRVGFLGSQNVTDSTYNLPKNIKRGLHWVDLMVRVDGPVVASVNAVFLADWYSETGEVLSDLDITKVETGTGDLDCQVVPSGPGFETENNLRLFLGLLYAAKRKIMIVSPYFVPDEALLIAVSAACDRGVAVELFVSEEGDQAVVYHAQRSYYEALLKAGVRIWMYRQPYILHTKSLTIDDETAVIGSSNMDMRSFGLNLEVSMLVRGAEFVAGMRAVEDRYRALSRELTLEEWMQQPLRSTVLDNLARLTSALQ is encoded by the coding sequence ATGATTCCGGAGGCCTGGCCGTGGTGGGTCGTCGGCTTCCTACTGGTCCTCGATATCGCCATCCGCATCACCGCGATCATCATCATCCCGCGCAATCGGCGGCCCACGTCCGCGATGGCCTGGCTGCTCGCGATCTTCTTCATCCCGTTCGTCGGGGTGTTCCTGTTCCTGCTGATCGGAAATCCGCGACTGCCCCGTGCCCGCCGTCGCAAGCAGGACCAGATCAACGAGTACATCAAAGAGACCAGTGAGAATCTGCACTTCGGCACGCTGCGGCCGAATGCGCCGGAGTGGTTCGACGCCCTGGTGCAGATGAACCAGAACATGGGGGCGCTGCCGTTGTCGGGCGACAACGGGGCCCGGCTGATCTCGGAGTACCAGGAGTCTCTGGATGCGATGGCCGACGCCATCCGCAGAGCTGAGACCTACGTCCATGTCGAGTTCTACATCCTGCAGTCGGATGCCGCCACCGACAACTTCTTCCGCGCGCTCGAAGAGGTCGCGGCCAGAGGCGTCTCGGTGCGCGTGCTGCTCGATCACTGGGCGAACCGCTGGAAGCCGCGCTACAAGAAGACCATCGCTCGCCTGGATGCGATGGGTGCCGAGTGGCATCTGATGCTCCCGGTGCAGCCCCTCAAAGGGCGGATGCAGCGGCCCGATCTGCGCAACCACCGCAAGCTCCTCGTGGTCGACGGACGCGTGGGGTTCCTCGGGTCGCAGAACGTCACCGATTCGACGTACAACCTGCCGAAGAACATCAAGCGCGGCCTGCACTGGGTCGACCTGATGGTGCGCGTCGACGGCCCTGTCGTCGCGAGCGTGAACGCTGTCTTCCTCGCCGATTGGTACAGCGAGACCGGAGAGGTGCTCAGCGACCTCGACATCACCAAGGTCGAGACCGGCACCGGCGATCTGGACTGCCAGGTCGTGCCCTCTGGGCCGGGATTCGAGACCGAGAACAATCTGCGCCTCTTCCTCGGTCTCCTCTACGCCGCCAAGCGCAAGATCATGATCGTGAGCCCGTACTTCGTACCCGACGAAGCGCTGCTGATCGCGGTCTCGGCCGCATGCGACCGTGGCGTGGCCGTCGAGCTGTTCGTCTCGGAAGAAGGCGACCAGGCGGTCGTCTATCACGCCCAGCGCAGCTACTACGAGGCGCTGCTGAAAGCCGGCGTGCGCATCTGGATGTACCGCCAGCCGTACATCCTGCACACCAAGAGCCTCACCATCGACGACGAGACCGCCGTCATCGGATCCAGCAACATGGACATGCGCTCGTTCGGTCTGAACCTCGAAGTGTCGATGCTCGTGCGCGGTGCGGAGTTCGTGGCCGGTATGCGCGCCGTCGAGGATCGGTACCGCGCGCTGAGCCGCGAGTTGACTCTGGAGGAGTGGATGCAGCAGCCGCTGCGCTCCACGGTTCTCGACAATCTCGCACGACTCACCTCCGCTCTGCAGTGA